From a region of the Pseudomonadaceae bacterium SI-3 genome:
- a CDS encoding transmembrane activator of PrtI encodes MAEIESLAAKDSELAQKVASLEYDAQQLRAALAGLPTSAPAIELDPARLRVEIKQRRQRLVATAASLVLALTLGITGGWHGRGAFTPSTGLPMADAVEAYRLFNSVSSPAVDLATHETSTLQRWLDSHFEAAAPMPDFEPYGFRPVGARLMATDQGAAAMVLYRDDRGETILFYVRPPGHKTIGRGSRRAEGLVAQYWADGTYHYAVVSQGTSPRSAAVQQAIAPLI; translated from the coding sequence ATGGCAGAAATCGAATCGTTAGCGGCCAAGGACTCAGAGCTAGCTCAAAAAGTCGCCTCGCTTGAATACGATGCTCAGCAGCTTCGGGCAGCGTTAGCTGGGCTTCCTACAAGTGCGCCTGCGATTGAGTTAGATCCGGCACGGCTTCGAGTTGAAATAAAGCAACGGCGGCAACGGCTCGTTGCGACTGCGGCTTCGCTAGTCCTAGCGCTAACGCTTGGCATCACTGGGGGGTGGCATGGTCGAGGAGCATTCACTCCATCAACTGGCCTGCCGATGGCTGACGCTGTTGAAGCCTATCGCTTATTTAACAGCGTTAGCTCTCCGGCCGTTGATCTCGCTACCCATGAAACCAGCACACTGCAGCGTTGGCTTGATTCGCACTTTGAGGCCGCAGCACCCATGCCGGACTTCGAACCGTACGGATTTCGGCCGGTCGGCGCGCGCTTGATGGCCACCGACCAAGGAGCCGCCGCCATGGTGCTGTATAGGGATGATCGAGGCGAGACCATACTGTTTTACGTTCGGCCTCCAGGGCACAAAACTATTGGCCGAGGTAGCCGACGAGCTGAGGGCTTAGTCGCCCAATACTGGGCGGACGGGACGTATCACTATGCTGTTGTGAGCCAAGGCACCAGTCCAAGATCCGCAGCCGTACAGCAAGCTATAGCTCCTTTGATATAG
- a CDS encoding RNA polymerase subunit sigma-24 translates to MTQGITDEQFRELLPRLRRFALWLTRNSATADDLVQSSVEKALTWRGTRQEDGDLRAWLFTILYRQFIDGQRRQRRYARILSIFTYVDEETSATEDVAEAQSTLEAFGKLTAEQRALLLIVGVEGLSYREAAESLGIPIGTVMSRLARARQALRVLSEGQINLPYMRLLK, encoded by the coding sequence ATGACGCAAGGGATCACAGACGAACAGTTCCGAGAGCTTCTTCCTCGTCTTCGCCGTTTTGCTCTATGGCTCACGCGAAACAGCGCTACCGCTGACGACCTAGTGCAGTCTTCGGTCGAGAAGGCTTTAACTTGGCGCGGTACGCGTCAGGAAGACGGCGATCTACGCGCTTGGTTGTTCACCATTTTGTATCGGCAGTTCATCGACGGCCAGCGTCGCCAGCGTCGCTATGCTCGAATACTTTCAATTTTCACTTATGTTGACGAAGAGACCAGCGCTACTGAGGATGTAGCCGAAGCGCAATCCACGCTTGAAGCTTTCGGCAAGCTCACAGCTGAGCAACGAGCATTGCTCCTCATCGTAGGAGTTGAAGGGCTAAGTTACCGCGAAGCGGCAGAAAGCCTGGGTATTCCTATCGGGACCGTAATGTCCCGGCTGGCCCGCGCCCGCCAAGCGCTACGCGTTTTAAGCGAAGGGCAGATTAATCTTCCATATATGCGGTTACTGAAATGA